In a genomic window of Mycolicibacillus parakoreensis:
- a CDS encoding DUF3499 domain-containing protein: protein MSVPRRCCRPGCPHYAVATLTFVYADSTAVVGPLATMREPHSWDLCVGHAGRITAPRGWELVRHAGPLTAPTDDDDLVALADAVRESHGGHTGVAAATGFAPQPAPTGGEAASGSRPSGRRRGHLRVLPDPG from the coding sequence GTGAGTGTTCCCCGTCGCTGCTGCCGGCCCGGATGCCCGCACTATGCGGTGGCGACGCTGACGTTCGTCTACGCGGACTCCACCGCGGTTGTCGGCCCGCTCGCCACCATGCGCGAACCCCACTCGTGGGATCTGTGCGTCGGGCATGCCGGTCGCATCACCGCGCCGCGCGGTTGGGAGCTGGTGCGCCACGCCGGCCCGCTGACCGCGCCCACCGACGACGACGACCTGGTGGCGTTGGCCGACGCGGTGCGCGAGAGCCACGGCGGGCACACCGGGGTGGCCGCGGCCACCGGGTTCGCCCCGCAACCGGCGCCCACCGGCGGCGAGGCGGCCTCGGGATCGCGGCCCTCGGGGCGTCGGCGCGGCCACCTGCGGGTGCTGCCCGACCCCGGCTGA
- a CDS encoding metallopeptidase family protein, which translates to MRGPLLPPTVPGWRSRAERFDMAVLEAYEPIERRFADRVAALDVAVDEIPRIAAKDPDTVQWPPEVVADGPIALARLIPAGVDVRGNATRARIVLFRKPIERRAKDPDDLAELLHDILVAQVATYLDVDPSVIDPTIDDDQRD; encoded by the coding sequence ATGCGGGGCCCGCTGCTTCCCCCCACCGTCCCGGGCTGGCGCAGCCGCGCCGAACGGTTCGACATGGCGGTGCTGGAGGCCTACGAGCCGATCGAGCGCCGCTTCGCCGATCGGGTGGCCGCCCTCGACGTCGCCGTCGATGAGATCCCGCGCATCGCGGCCAAGGATCCCGACACCGTGCAGTGGCCGCCGGAGGTCGTCGCCGACGGCCCGATCGCCTTGGCGCGGCTCATCCCGGCCGGCGTCGATGTGCGGGGAAACGCCACGCGGGCGCGAATCGTGTTGTTCCGCAAGCCGATCGAACGGCGCGCGAAAGATCCCGACGATCTCGCCGAGTTGCTCCATGACATCTTGGTGGCCCAGGTCGCCACCTATCTCGACGTCGATCCGTCGGTCATCGACCCGACGATCGACGATGATCAGCGCGACTAG
- a CDS encoding WhiB family transcriptional regulator, translated as MDSATREEWQDRALCAQTDPEAFFPEKGGSTREAKKICQRCPVRNECLEYALAHDERFGIWGGLSERERRRLKRGII; from the coding sequence ATGGACTCGGCCACCCGCGAGGAGTGGCAGGACCGCGCGCTGTGCGCGCAGACCGACCCCGAGGCGTTCTTCCCGGAGAAGGGCGGATCGACCCGGGAGGCCAAGAAGATCTGTCAACGCTGCCCGGTGCGCAACGAGTGCCTGGAGTACGCCCTGGCCCACGATGAGCGATTCGGTATCTGGGGTGGGCTCTCCGAGCGGGAGCGCCGTCGGCTCAAGCGCGGCATCATCTGA
- the cofD gene encoding 2-phospho-L-lactate transferase — MKITVLVGGVGGARFLLGVQRLLGLGRFAAPARSGAHELTAVVNVGDDAWMHGLRICPDLDTCMYTLAGVVDPERGWGHRDETWHAKEELARYGVQPDWFALGDRDLGTHLVRSQMLRAGYPLSQITGALCDRWPLGATLLPVSDDRCETHVVITDPADDEQRAIHFQEWWVRHRAAVPTHSFAFVGSESAGAAPGVAEAIADADVVMLAPSNPVVSIGAILAVPGVRAALRSTPAPVVGYSPIIAGKPLRGMADQCLSTIGVQTSAAAVGALYGSRKTTGVLDYWLVDDGDGTDGGEADGVTVQAVPLLMTDPEATAEMVRAGLRLAGLDG; from the coding sequence GTGAAGATCACGGTTTTGGTCGGCGGGGTCGGCGGCGCCCGATTCCTGCTGGGGGTGCAGCGGCTGCTGGGCCTGGGCCGGTTCGCCGCCCCCGCCCGCTCCGGCGCCCACGAGCTGACCGCGGTGGTCAACGTCGGCGACGACGCCTGGATGCACGGGCTGCGCATCTGCCCCGACCTGGACACGTGCATGTACACCCTGGCCGGGGTCGTCGACCCCGAACGCGGGTGGGGTCATCGCGACGAGACGTGGCACGCCAAGGAGGAACTGGCCCGCTACGGGGTGCAGCCGGACTGGTTCGCCCTCGGCGACCGGGACCTGGGCACCCATCTGGTGCGCAGCCAGATGCTGCGGGCCGGCTACCCGCTGTCGCAGATCACCGGGGCACTCTGCGACCGGTGGCCGTTGGGCGCGACGCTGCTGCCGGTCAGCGACGATCGCTGCGAAACCCACGTGGTGATCACCGACCCGGCCGACGACGAGCAGCGCGCGATCCACTTCCAGGAGTGGTGGGTGCGCCACCGCGCGGCCGTGCCCACCCACAGCTTCGCCTTCGTCGGCTCCGAATCCGCCGGGGCCGCGCCGGGGGTCGCCGAGGCGATCGCCGACGCCGACGTGGTGATGTTGGCCCCGTCGAATCCGGTGGTGAGCATCGGCGCCATCCTGGCCGTGCCCGGTGTGCGCGCCGCGCTGCGCTCCACGCCGGCCCCGGTGGTCGGCTACTCCCCGATCATCGCCGGAAAACCGTTGCGCGGCATGGCCGACCAGTGTCTGTCGACGATCGGGGTGCAGACCAGCGCCGCGGCGGTCGGCGCGCTCTACGGCTCCCGGAAAACCACCGGTGTCCTCGACTACTGGCTGGTCGACGACGGCGACGGCACCGACGGCGGCGAGGCCGACGGAGTGACCGTGCAGGCGGTGCCGCTGCTGATGACCGACCCGGAGGCGACGGCGGAGATGGTGCGCGCCGGACTGCGACTTGCAGGCCTCGATGGCTGA
- a CDS encoding coenzyme F420-0:L-glutamate ligase, whose translation MAEHGSAAPMQILPVPGLPDFAPGDDLAAAIAAAAPWLRDGDIVVVTSKVVSKCEGRMVSAPSDPEQRDALRRRLIDAEAVRVLARKGRTLITENRNGLVQAAAGVDGSNVGGTELALLPTDPDTSARVLRTRLRERHGVAVAVVITDTMGRAWRTGQIDVAIGASGLAVLHSYSGAVDGHGNELQVTEIAVADEVAAAADLVKGKLTGIPVAVVRGMPSADDGSTAEALVRRGTDDLFWLGTAEALEQGRRDALLMRRSVRRFAGEPVPAELVSASVADALTAPAPHHTRPVRFVWLRDRAVRTALLDRMKDRWRADLAADGRPADVIERRVARGQILYDAPEVVVPFLVPEGAHDYPDASRTAAEHTMFTVAVGAAVQALLVALAARGLGSCWIGSTIFAADLVRTELDLPAQWEPMGAVAIGYPVDGPPSPRPPATVGDQLVVL comes from the coding sequence ATGGCTGAGCACGGCAGCGCGGCACCGATGCAGATCCTGCCGGTCCCCGGACTCCCCGACTTCGCCCCCGGCGACGACCTGGCCGCCGCGATCGCCGCGGCCGCGCCGTGGCTGCGCGACGGCGACATCGTGGTGGTCACCAGCAAGGTGGTCTCCAAATGCGAGGGCCGTATGGTGAGCGCCCCCAGCGACCCCGAGCAGCGCGACGCCCTGCGGCGCCGGCTCATCGACGCCGAGGCGGTGCGGGTACTGGCCCGCAAGGGCCGCACACTGATCACCGAGAACCGCAACGGTCTGGTGCAGGCCGCCGCCGGGGTGGACGGCTCGAACGTGGGCGGCACCGAATTGGCGCTGCTGCCGACCGATCCGGACACCTCGGCCCGTGTTCTGCGCACCCGGTTGCGCGAGCGACACGGGGTCGCGGTGGCGGTGGTGATCACCGACACCATGGGCCGCGCCTGGCGCACCGGACAGATCGATGTGGCGATCGGCGCCAGCGGGCTGGCGGTGTTGCACTCCTACTCCGGAGCCGTCGACGGACACGGAAATGAGTTGCAGGTCACCGAGATCGCGGTGGCCGACGAGGTCGCCGCCGCCGCCGACCTGGTCAAGGGCAAGCTGACCGGCATCCCGGTGGCGGTGGTGCGCGGCATGCCGTCCGCCGACGACGGGTCCACCGCCGAGGCGCTGGTGCGCCGCGGCACCGACGACCTGTTCTGGCTCGGCACCGCCGAGGCTCTCGAGCAGGGCCGGCGCGACGCGCTGCTCATGCGCCGCTCGGTGCGCCGGTTCGCCGGCGAGCCGGTCCCCGCCGAATTGGTCTCCGCCTCGGTGGCCGACGCGCTGACCGCCCCGGCGCCGCACCACACCCGACCGGTGCGGTTCGTCTGGTTGCGCGACCGCGCAGTGCGCACCGCCCTGTTGGACCGGATGAAGGATCGGTGGCGCGCCGATCTGGCCGCCGACGGACGCCCGGCCGACGTCATCGAACGGCGCGTCGCGCGCGGCCAGATCCTATATGACGCACCAGAAGTCGTCGTTCCGTTTCTGGTCCCCGAAGGGGCCCACGATTACCCGGACGCGTCTCGCACCGCTGCCGAACACACCATGTTCACCGTGGCGGTCGGTGCGGCGGTCCAGGCGCTGCTGGTGGCGCTGGCGGCACGCGGGCTGGGCAGCTGCTGGATCGGGTCGACGATCTTCGCCGCCGATTTGGTGCGCACCGAGTTGGATCTGCCGGCGCAGTGGGAGCCGATGGGTGCGGTCGCGATCGGCTATCCCGTCGACGGGCCGCCGAGTCCGCGGCCACCGGCCACCGTCGGTGACCAGTTGGTGGTCCTATGA
- a CDS encoding NUDIX domain-containing protein: MSVRESTIRLLTEWSAPDAAQDVLRHAVLAFVEARTDACARDCVPGHVTASTLVLDHLGVHALLTLHPRLGRWVQLGGHCESDDADIVAAAAREATEESGISALRMDPELVAIHVHPLTCSLGVPTRHLDLQFVARAPADARIGISAESLDLRWWPLTALPADTDAALAYLAARAAQTSEE; this comes from the coding sequence ATGAGCGTGCGCGAGTCGACCATTCGGCTGCTCACCGAGTGGTCGGCCCCCGACGCCGCCCAGGACGTGCTGCGCCACGCCGTGCTGGCGTTCGTGGAGGCGCGCACCGACGCCTGCGCCCGCGACTGCGTGCCGGGCCACGTCACCGCCTCGACGCTGGTGCTCGATCACCTCGGCGTCCATGCGCTGCTGACCCTGCATCCGCGCCTGGGCCGCTGGGTCCAGCTCGGCGGGCACTGTGAGTCCGACGACGCCGACATCGTCGCCGCCGCGGCCCGCGAGGCCACCGAGGAATCCGGGATCTCCGCGTTGCGAATGGATCCGGAGTTGGTCGCGATCCACGTCCATCCGCTGACCTGCTCGCTGGGCGTGCCCACCCGTCATTTGGATCTGCAGTTCGTGGCGCGGGCGCCGGCCGACGCCCGGATCGGGATCAGTGCGGAGTCTTTGGATCTGCGCTGGTGGCCGCTGACCGCGCTGCCCGCCGACACCGACGCGGCGTTGGCCTACCTGGCGGCGCGGGCCGCTCAGACGTCCGAGGAGTAG
- the manB gene encoding mannose-1-phosphate guanylyltransferase, which produces MADDRPVDAVVLVGGKGTRLRPLTLSAPKPMLPTAGLPFLTHLLSRIAGAGIEHVVLGTSYKPDVFEKEFGDGSALGLQIEYVTEETPLGTGGAIANVAPLLRGDTAMVFNGDVLSGADPGQLLAYHRQKAADLTLHLVRVGDPRAFGCVPTDADGRVTAFLEKTEDPPTDQINAGCYVFSRRLIERIPRGREVSVEREVFPALLADGAVSVCGYVDATYWRDMGTPEDFVRGSADLVRGLAPSPALGEHRGEKRVHDGAAVSPGAVLIGGTAVGRGAEIGPGVRLDGAVVFDGARVEAGAVIERSIIGFGARVGPRALIRDGVIGDGADIGARCELLRGARVWPGVAIPDGGIRYSSDV; this is translated from the coding sequence ATGGCAGACGATCGACCGGTGGACGCGGTGGTCCTGGTGGGCGGCAAGGGCACCCGGCTGCGGCCGTTGACGCTCTCGGCGCCCAAACCGATGCTGCCGACCGCCGGGCTGCCGTTTTTGACCCACCTGCTGTCGCGGATCGCCGGCGCCGGGATCGAGCATGTCGTCCTGGGCACCTCCTACAAGCCCGACGTGTTCGAGAAGGAATTCGGCGACGGCTCCGCACTCGGGCTGCAGATCGAATACGTCACCGAGGAGACCCCGCTGGGCACCGGCGGTGCGATCGCCAACGTCGCGCCGTTGCTGCGCGGGGACACCGCCATGGTGTTCAACGGCGATGTGCTCTCCGGTGCGGACCCGGGCCAGCTGTTGGCCTATCACCGGCAGAAGGCCGCCGACCTCACCCTGCACCTGGTGCGGGTGGGCGACCCCCGTGCGTTCGGCTGTGTGCCCACCGACGCCGACGGTCGGGTGACCGCCTTTTTGGAGAAGACCGAGGACCCGCCGACCGACCAGATCAACGCCGGCTGCTACGTGTTCTCCCGCCGGCTCATCGAGCGGATCCCGCGGGGCCGGGAGGTGTCGGTGGAGCGGGAGGTGTTTCCCGCGCTGCTGGCCGACGGCGCGGTCAGCGTCTGCGGCTACGTCGACGCCACCTACTGGCGCGACATGGGCACGCCCGAGGATTTCGTCCGCGGCTCGGCCGACCTGGTGCGCGGGCTGGCCCCGTCGCCGGCGCTGGGCGAGCACCGCGGGGAGAAACGCGTGCACGACGGCGCGGCGGTCAGCCCCGGTGCGGTGCTGATCGGCGGCACCGCGGTCGGCCGGGGCGCGGAGATCGGGCCCGGCGTGCGGTTGGACGGCGCGGTGGTGTTCGACGGGGCCCGCGTCGAGGCGGGGGCGGTGATCGAGCGCTCGATCATCGGGTTCGGCGCCCGGGTGGGTCCGCGCGCGCTGATCCGCGACGGGGTGATCGGCGACGGTGCCGACATCGGCGCCCGCTGTGAGCTGCTGCGCGGCGCCCGGGTCTGGCCGGGCGTGGCCATCCCCGACGGGGGGATCCGCTACTCCTCGGACGTCTGA
- a CDS encoding glycosyltransferase family 2 protein — protein sequence MSAALTVVTVTYSPGSHLDRFLASLALATERPVQVMLADNGSTDGAPQAAVADHPGVRLFETGANLGYGTAINRAVAELDPSAEFVVVANPDVQWGPGSIDALLAAADRWPQAASLGPLIRDPDGEVYPSARHLPSLVRGGMHAVVGPVWPRNPWSTAYRQERMAPTERPVGWLSGACLLVRRAAFDQIGGFDERYFLYMEDVDLGDRFGRSGWQNVYVPSAEVLHAKGHSTGRDPARNLAAHHESTYIFLADRHAGWWRAPLRWTMRGALAARARLVVRGSRRRLAKGRH from the coding sequence GTGAGTGCTGCGCTGACGGTGGTGACGGTCACCTACTCGCCGGGATCCCATCTGGACCGGTTCTTGGCGTCGTTGGCGCTGGCCACCGAGCGCCCCGTGCAGGTGATGCTCGCCGACAACGGCTCCACCGACGGCGCACCGCAGGCGGCGGTGGCCGACCACCCCGGGGTCCGGTTGTTCGAGACCGGCGCCAACCTCGGCTACGGGACCGCGATCAACCGCGCGGTGGCCGAACTCGACCCGTCCGCCGAGTTCGTGGTGGTCGCCAACCCGGACGTGCAGTGGGGGCCGGGCAGTATCGACGCGTTGCTGGCCGCCGCCGACCGGTGGCCGCAGGCGGCCAGCCTCGGCCCGCTGATCCGCGACCCCGACGGCGAGGTGTACCCGTCGGCGCGACACCTGCCGAGCCTGGTGCGCGGCGGGATGCACGCGGTGGTCGGCCCGGTCTGGCCGCGCAACCCGTGGTCGACGGCCTACCGGCAGGAACGGATGGCGCCCACCGAGCGTCCGGTCGGGTGGCTGTCGGGGGCGTGTCTTCTGGTCCGGCGTGCCGCGTTCGACCAGATCGGCGGGTTCGACGAGCGCTATTTCCTCTACATGGAGGACGTGGATCTCGGCGACCGGTTCGGCCGGAGCGGCTGGCAGAACGTCTATGTGCCGTCCGCGGAGGTCCTGCACGCCAAGGGCCACTCGACCGGACGCGACCCGGCGCGCAACCTGGCCGCCCACCACGAAAGCACCTATATTTTTCTGGCCGACCGTCATGCCGGCTGGTGGCGGGCGCCGCTGCGCTGGACGATGCGCGGGGCGCTGGCTGCGCGGGCCCGGCTGGTGGTCCGCGGCTCACGACGGCGACTGGCGAAAGGGCGGCACTGA
- the rfbD gene encoding dTDP-4-dehydrorhamnose reductase yields MSDRVVITGAAGQLGRALAAVAAAGGRDVAAFTSADWDITDPAAARAHLRASDVLVNCAAYTDVDGAENDPQTAHAVNATGPQNLATACARAGARLIHVSTDYVFGGGPPGGSAPADRPRTPQDPVAPVNVYGASKLAGERAVLAALPGAHVLRTAWVYTGGVDDGDFVAVMRRRAAGQQTVTVVDDQIGSPTYVADLVTAVLELIDAGPAEPGAALRHAANRGAVSRFAQARAVFAALGADPERVRPVSSAQRVRPAPRPRYSALACAGVTPLRDWRQALAAALAARPLSSTP; encoded by the coding sequence GTGTCCGATCGGGTGGTGATCACCGGTGCGGCCGGTCAGCTCGGCCGCGCCCTGGCCGCCGTGGCCGCCGCCGGGGGCCGCGACGTCGCGGCGTTCACGTCCGCGGACTGGGACATCACCGACCCGGCGGCGGCGCGGGCCCATCTGCGCGCCTCGGATGTGCTGGTCAACTGCGCGGCCTACACCGACGTCGACGGTGCCGAGAACGACCCGCAGACCGCACACGCGGTCAACGCCACCGGTCCGCAGAACCTGGCCACGGCGTGTGCGCGGGCCGGCGCGCGGCTGATCCACGTCTCCACCGACTACGTGTTCGGCGGGGGGCCGCCCGGCGGGTCCGCGCCGGCCGACCGCCCGCGCACCCCGCAGGACCCGGTCGCCCCGGTCAACGTCTACGGCGCGAGCAAACTCGCCGGGGAGCGGGCGGTGCTCGCCGCGCTGCCGGGCGCCCACGTGCTGCGCACCGCCTGGGTCTACACCGGTGGGGTCGACGACGGTGACTTCGTCGCCGTCATGCGCCGGCGGGCCGCCGGGCAGCAGACCGTGACCGTGGTCGACGACCAGATCGGCTCGCCGACCTACGTGGCCGACCTGGTGACCGCGGTGCTCGAACTCATCGACGCGGGCCCCGCCGAGCCGGGCGCGGCGCTGCGCCACGCCGCCAACCGGGGGGCGGTCAGCCGGTTCGCGCAGGCACGGGCCGTCTTCGCCGCCCTCGGCGCCGACCCCGAGCGGGTGCGCCCGGTCTCGAGTGCGCAGCGGGTGCGCCCGGCGCCGCGCCCGCGGTACTCCGCGCTGGCGTGCGCGGGGGTCACCCCGCTGCGGGACTGGCGGCAGGCGCTGGCCGCGGCGCTGGCGGCGCGCCCTCTATCCTCAACGCCGTGA
- a CDS encoding LCP family protein, producing MPMERLARVIATIAAVSVVLGTGVAWTTIRSFEGGIFHMSTPLLGQGGDDGAIDILLVGNDSRTDAHGNPLTPEELATLRAGDEEATNTDTIILIRVPNSGKSATAISIPRDSYVKAPGMGMTKINGVYGETKLAEREALVAAGMEDPQVEQRAVEAGREALIATVTELTGVTIDHYAEIGLLGFALITDALGGVNVCLKEAVYEPLSGADFPAGWQTLDGAQALSFVRQRHDLPRGDLDRVVRQQAVMAELAHKVISGKTLSSPATLNRLQQAIQRSVVISSGWDIMEFATQLQKLSAGNVAFATIPVIRENGWTEDGMHSVVQVDPDVVADWVEGLLQEQADGKTDELAYSPSDTTVNVFNDTDINGLASAVSEVLAAKGFNTGSVANNEGAPVTTSQVQATDAGDLGVQAVAEELGGLTVVADPALPPNTVRVLLATDYTGPGSDGSYVSGGDYGDYSALSAADGDESPPPSPILTAGSADPKCVN from the coding sequence ATGCCCATGGAGCGTCTTGCACGTGTGATCGCCACGATTGCCGCCGTCAGCGTCGTGCTGGGCACCGGCGTGGCGTGGACCACAATTCGCTCCTTCGAGGGGGGCATCTTCCACATGTCGACCCCGTTGCTCGGCCAGGGCGGCGACGACGGCGCCATCGACATCCTGTTGGTCGGCAACGACAGTCGCACCGATGCGCACGGCAACCCGCTGACCCCAGAGGAATTGGCGACCCTGCGGGCCGGCGACGAAGAAGCGACCAACACCGACACGATCATCTTGATCCGCGTGCCCAACAGCGGGAAATCGGCCACCGCGATCTCGATCCCGCGCGACTCCTACGTCAAGGCACCCGGCATGGGCATGACCAAGATCAACGGCGTGTACGGCGAGACCAAGCTGGCGGAGCGCGAAGCGCTCGTCGCCGCCGGAATGGAGGACCCGCAGGTCGAGCAGCGCGCCGTCGAGGCCGGCCGCGAGGCCCTCATCGCCACCGTCACCGAGCTGACCGGGGTCACCATCGACCACTACGCCGAGATCGGGCTGCTGGGCTTCGCCCTGATCACCGATGCCCTCGGCGGGGTGAACGTCTGCCTGAAAGAAGCGGTCTACGAGCCGCTGTCGGGCGCGGACTTTCCTGCCGGGTGGCAAACCCTCGATGGCGCACAGGCATTGAGCTTCGTACGCCAGCGCCACGATCTGCCACGCGGCGATCTGGACCGCGTGGTGCGCCAGCAGGCGGTGATGGCCGAGTTGGCCCACAAGGTGATCTCCGGCAAGACGCTGTCGAGCCCGGCCACGCTGAACCGCCTGCAGCAGGCCATCCAACGGTCGGTGGTGATCTCCTCCGGTTGGGACATCATGGAATTCGCCACCCAACTGCAGAAGTTGTCGGCCGGCAACGTCGCGTTCGCCACCATCCCGGTGATCCGGGAGAACGGCTGGACCGAGGACGGCATGCACAGTGTGGTGCAGGTCGACCCCGACGTGGTCGCCGACTGGGTGGAGGGCCTGCTGCAGGAACAGGCCGACGGCAAAACCGACGAGTTGGCCTACTCCCCGTCCGACACCACCGTCAACGTGTTCAACGACACCGACATCAACGGCCTGGCGTCGGCAGTCTCGGAAGTATTGGCGGCCAAGGGGTTCAATACCGGAAGTGTCGCCAACAACGAGGGGGCGCCGGTCACCACCAGCCAGGTGCAGGCCACCGATGCCGGCGACCTCGGAGTGCAGGCGGTGGCCGAGGAACTCGGCGGGCTCACCGTCGTCGCCGACCCGGCGCTGCCGCCGAACACCGTGCGGGTCCTGTTGGCCACCGACTACACCGGCCCGGGCTCCGACGGCAGTTACGTCTCCGGCGGCGACTACGGCGACTACAGCGCGCTCAGCGCCGCCGACGGCGACGAGTCCCCGCCCCCGTCACCGATCCTGACCGCGGGCTCGGCGGATCCCAAGTGCGTGAACTAG
- a CDS encoding TIGR03089 family protein yields MTTVSGAILEPLLRTDPVGPRITHYDDATGERIELSAATLANWAAKSGNLLRDELGAGPGSRVAVLLPAHWQTAAVLFGVWWIGAEALLVPAERADDLAGLDAEIALCTVERLDAADAAAGGGEVAVLSLDPFGRPVPDLPIGVTDYATAVRVHGDQIAAETDPGPALAGMTVGDLLAACHRSADAHAVVATDRVLSTATWDTPTELVDHLLAVLSVGGSLVQVTHPDPAAMARRAQTEKTTRGNIC; encoded by the coding sequence GTGACCACGGTCAGCGGAGCGATTCTCGAGCCCTTGTTGCGCACCGACCCGGTGGGTCCGCGCATCACCCACTACGACGACGCCACCGGTGAACGGATCGAGCTGTCGGCGGCCACCCTGGCCAACTGGGCCGCCAAATCGGGCAACCTGTTGCGCGATGAACTCGGCGCCGGGCCCGGCAGCCGGGTCGCGGTGCTGCTGCCGGCGCACTGGCAGACCGCCGCGGTGCTGTTCGGGGTGTGGTGGATCGGCGCGGAGGCGCTGCTGGTCCCCGCTGAGCGCGCCGACGACCTCGCGGGCCTCGACGCCGAGATCGCGTTGTGCACCGTCGAGCGCCTCGATGCCGCCGATGCCGCCGCCGGCGGCGGCGAGGTGGCGGTGCTCTCGTTGGATCCGTTCGGCCGCCCGGTGCCCGATCTGCCGATCGGCGTCACCGATTACGCCACCGCGGTGCGGGTGCACGGTGACCAGATCGCCGCGGAGACCGACCCCGGGCCGGCGCTGGCGGGCATGACGGTCGGCGATCTGCTCGCGGCGTGCCACCGGTCGGCGGACGCCCACGCGGTGGTGGCCACCGACCGGGTGCTCTCCACGGCGACCTGGGACACCCCCACCGAGCTGGTGGACCATCTGCTGGCGGTGTTGTCGGTGGGCGGCTCGCTGGTGCAGGTCACGCACCCCGACCCGGCCGCGATGGCACGCCGCGCGCAGACCGAGAAAACCACCCGCGGGAATATATGTTGA
- a CDS encoding DUF1490 family protein, whose translation MAAWGLLGKAGSAVVTGLVGVTAYEALKKAAAKAPLHESAVTATEWGLRGTRRAEEVAETARLKVADVVAEARDRLGEEAPAPTLDAPAAHDHEH comes from the coding sequence ATGGCGGCGTGGGGTCTGTTGGGCAAGGCGGGCAGCGCGGTGGTGACCGGGCTGGTCGGGGTGACCGCCTATGAGGCGCTGAAGAAGGCGGCGGCCAAGGCACCGTTGCACGAGAGCGCGGTGACCGCCACCGAGTGGGGGCTGCGCGGCACCCGGCGCGCCGAGGAGGTCGCCGAGACCGCCCGGCTCAAGGTCGCCGACGTGGTGGCCGAGGCGCGGGACCGTCTCGGCGAGGAGGCCCCCGCCCCCACCCTCGATGCGCCGGCCGCGCACGATCACGAGCACTGA